The proteins below are encoded in one region of Lactuca sativa cultivar Salinas chromosome 3, Lsat_Salinas_v11, whole genome shotgun sequence:
- the LOC111886502 gene encoding uncharacterized protein LOC111886502 has protein sequence MEQMKFGTKWRLWIRGCLESAKASVIINGSPTIEFPMTKGVQQCDPLSPFLFIIAMEGLNMAMKTAVEKGVFEGIRFSNSNICLSHLFYADDALFIGEWSRRNIANLARILRCFHIVSGLKVNFNKCKVFGVGAPSLEVLHWSAPLGCEPSSLPFTYLGIPVGDNMNLKKAWRPIIEKFRSKLSSWKAKSLSFGGRVTLAKAVLGHLPSYFMSIFRVPKGVIDTLEKIRRTFIWSKEYNKKGISWVGWDKIIAPKKVGGIGLGSIYSLNISLLAKWLWRLKSDSSVLWAKVIRGVHNLDERHWSCFASSTSKGVWKNITKIRPLMMKVNIHPKEIVSWNSDSKCWASEFMIDNRFSVSLIRDRFELAGHIVCDRPFDWNKMIPFKILCFIWRAKQGRIPFAVELKSRGIIIPSTVCISCKQEEETSDHMLITCQSVRTVMNEILNWCVIRCDNFNSVKDMLLFISRWSKCKKRRSMLNVILCGALWCIWIDRNNRVFNNFPVVPTNTVEMVKSLSFIWCKHRGPCNNIDWRILNLCP, from the coding sequence ATGGAACAAATGAAATTTGGAACTAAATGGAGACTTTGGATTAGGGGATGTTTGGAATCAGCGAAAGCTTCTGTAATAATCAACGGGAGCCCAACAATCGAATTCCCTATGACGAAAGGGGTTCAACAATGCGACCCACTCTCTCCCTTCCTCTTTATTATTGCGATGGAAGGGTTAAATATGGCAATGAAGACGGCGGttgaaaaaggggtttttgaAGGGATAAGATTCTCTAACTCTAACATTTGCTTATCTCATCTGTTTTATGCAGATGATGCACTTTTCATTGGCGAATGGTCGAGGCGTAACATCGCTAATCTGGCTCGAATATTGAGGTGTTTCCATATCGTGTCCGGACTAAAGGTGAATTTTAACAAATGCAAGGTATTTGGGGTTGGTGCTCCGTCTCTTGAAGTTTTGCATTGGTCAGCCCCTCTTGGATGTGAACCATCGTCTCTCCCGTTCACTTATCTCGGTATCCCAGTGGGGGACAATATGAATTTGAAAAAAGCATGGAGACCTATAATTGAAAAGTTCCGCTCCAAGCTTTCTTCTTGGAAAGCGAAATCGCTTAGCTTTGGTGGGAGAGTAACTCTAGCAAAGGCGGTCTTGGGTCATCTGCCAAGTTATTTTATGTCTATCTTTAGGGTCCCGAAAGGTGTCATTGATACTCTCGAAAAAATAAGAAGAACTTTCATCTGGAGTAAGGAATACAACAAAAAAGGTATAAGTTGGGTTGGCTGGGACAAGATTATTGCACCAAAAAAAGTGGGTGGTATCGGGTTAGGGTCGATATATTCCTTGAACATTTCTTTATTAGCAAAATGGTTGTGGCGACTAAAATCGGATAGTAGTGTATTGTGGGCTAAAGTCATTAGAGGTGTCCACAATTTAGATGAGAGACATTGGTCTTGCTTCGCTAGTAGTACCAGTAAAGGAGTAtggaaaaatataacaaaaatcaGGCCTTTGATGATGAAAGTTAACATTCATCCTAAGGAGATTGTATCATGGAACTCGGATAGTAAATGTTGGGCATCGGAATTTATGATTGATAATAGATTCTCTGTGAGTTTGATAAGGGATCGCTTTGAACTGGCAGGACATATTGTATGCGACAGACCTTTTGACTGGAACAAAATGATCCCATTCAAAATTCTATGTTTCATATGGAGAGCGAAACAGGGCAGAATCCCTTTTGCAGTTGAACTTAAATCCAGGGGGATTATTATCCCCTCTACTGTTTGTATTTCATGTAAGCAAGAGGAGGAGACTAGTGATCATATGTTGATCACATGCCAATCGGTGAGGACCGTGATGAATGAAATCCTTAACTGGTGTGTAATCAGGTGTGATAACTTTAATTCAGTAAAAGACATGTTGCTATTTATTTCGAGATGGAGCAAATGCAAAAAAAGGAGAAGTATGTTGAACGTAATTCTTTGTGGAGCTTTGTGGTGCATTTGGATCGATAGGAACAATAGGGTATTCAATAATTTTCCTGTTGTTCCGACAAACACAGTAGAAATGGTGAAATCGTTATCTTTCATTTGGTGCAAGCACAGAGGGCCATGTAATAACATTGATTGGCGAATTTTGAACTTATGTCCGTAG
- the LOC128132721 gene encoding uncharacterized protein LOC128132721, whose protein sequence is MVLIGYKLIKYLLIPLPDSDADSPSQSTEIRNTVVIGNMLGFDVDEESPVLKEAFGEAGECSQTLNVVGCWGDVDYGFEQDSKRFSVIETIKSRYFIVVLGNFAGINGLTGFVNVYGPRSEIDKLKVWDELLALKNSKTATWIFMGDFNVVRRPEERISSIFCTRSANDFNHFIRSAELADLKMGGQRFTYFKTQGAKLSKLDRFLVCSSFLSISPLASCFAMERDLSDHSPIILRARCDDFGPPPFKLFNSWMTQDGFNENVRNACSEFVGYGYPDMMFMNKLKHLKKVIKSWKFKTVREENKMMVDLKKRMAEIELVVESRQLSEAVIEERVKGGIEIVECARITALDLKQRARLKWKLEGDDNSRFFHGYVKNRNRKNHIHGIMVNGRGTTEPTEIKTAAATFFKEKFHEVWINRPKFHNPGFRILSDCDARFLEGEFSLDEIRNAIWSGGGGGGGTSRQGQTVSRSSSSKNIGSC, encoded by the exons atgGTTCTCATTggttataaactaataaaatatcTTTTAATTCCGCTCCCGGATTCCGACGCTGACTCTCCTTCCCAATCGACGGAAATTAGAAACACGGTGGTAATTGGCAATATGTTAGGCTTTGATGTGGATGAAGAGAGTCCGGTTCTTAAAGAAGCTTTTGGTGAAGCAG GTGAGTGTTCTCAGACTCTAAATGTTGTTGGATGTTGGGGTGATGTGGATTATGGATTTGAGCAG GATAGCAAACGTTTTTCGGTGATTGAAACCATTAAGTCTAGATACTTCATAGTGGTCTTGGGGAATTTTGCTGGAATCAATGGGTTAACGGGATTTGTAAACGTGTATGGACCTAGATCAGAGATAGATAAACTAAAGGTCTGGGATGAACTACTAGCATTGAAAAACTCCAAAACTGCCACTTGGATTTTTATGGGCGATTTTAATGTGGTGCGTCGGCCAGAGGAGAGAATAAGTTCGATCTTCTGTACTCGTAGTGCGAATGACTTCAACCATTTCATACGTTCGGCTGAACTCGCTGATTTGAAGATGGGAGGTCAAAGATTTACCTACTTTAAAACTCAGGGAGCTAAACTCAGTAAGCTTGATAGATTCTTGGTGTGCAGCAGTTTTTTATCAATATCTCCTCTTGCTTCTTGCTTTGCAATGGAGAGAGATCTCTCTGATCACTCACCAATTATCCTAAGAGCCCGTTGTGATGATTTTGGCCCACCCCCTTTCAAATTATTTAATTCATGGATGACGCAAGACGGGTTTAATGAGAATGTTAGGAATGCATGCTCGGAATTTGTGGGCTATGGTTACCCTGATATGATGTTTATGAATAAATTAAAACATTTGAAGAAAGTCATTAAGAGTTGGAAATTTAAAACAGTAAGGGAGGAAAATAAGATGATGGtcgatttaaaaaaaagaatGGCTGAAATTGAATTGGTGGTAGAATCCAGACAATTATCTGAAGCAGTAATAGAAGAAAGAGTTAAAGGAGGTATTGAGATTGTTGAATGTGCTAGAATCACGGCTTTGGATTTAAAGCAAAGGGCTAGGCTAAAATGGAAACTGGAGGGGGATGACAATTCGCGTTTTTTCCATGGGTACGTTAAAAATAGAAATAGGAAGAACCATATTCATGGGATCATGGTAAATGGTAGGGGGACTACGGAGCCAACAGAGATTAAGACGGCGGCGGCTACGTTTTTTAAAGAGAAATTCCATGAAGTATGGATTAACAGACCCAAGTTTCATAATCCTGGATTTCGTATTCTCTCTGATTGTGATGCGAGATTTCTTGAAGGAGAATTTTCACTGGATGAAATAAGGAATGCAATTtggtcggggggggggggggggggggggacaagTCGCCAGGGCCAGACGGTTTCACGTTCAAGTTCATCAAAAAATATTGGGAGTTGCTAA